The genomic stretch CCAAGCCCCGCCTGGGCACCCAGGGCACCAAAGGCCACGGCCACGGGGAAATAGCCTAGGGCGATGGGCCAAGCGGCCTTTAGACCCTGCCTCACTCTGGCCTCCTCAGGACGAAAAGATGGGTCCCCCCGTCCCAAGAGCTACTCCCATGGGTGGCAAAAAGGCGGAAGTGCTGCTCCACTTGAAAACCTACCGCCAAGGCTAGCTCCAGAAAACGCTTGGCGGAGGTCTTTGTTTCCACTTCGTAGTCCAAGCCCGCCAGCAAGGCCTGCAGCTCCAGGCTTGCAAAGGAGGCAAGAGGTCCTGGCCGAACCCGCATTTCCTGCAAGGCTTCTTCTACCAACCTCCTAAGACCCTTGGTTTCCCCTTGTAGCGCCAAAATGCGCAAGGCCCAAAGGGCCTCGCAATCCTCCAAGGGGAACGGAACCAAATAGGCCGTGTGGTGAAGCACTAGGTTTCGGACCCGTTCCTCCCGGGTAGCAAAGGGGCTTACGAACTCATCCGCCACCGCCAACACTCCCCCGGGCCGTAGAAGCCGATAAGCTCTATCCAGAAAGTTCCAAGTGGACATGTGGTGACTGGACCCCACGGAAAGGACCAAGGAGAAGGCTTCCCCTGTCTCCAGCATGGTAAAATCCACGGGTAAGACCTCTACCCAGGGAAGCAGCTGAGCTAGGGCTTGCCTCGAGGCCAGGCTGGGTTCCACCGCAACTGGTTTCAAGTGGGGAAGAAGCTCTAAAAGCAACAGGAGATGGTGGCCGGGTCCGGTGCCCACATCCAAAAATCGCTCTGCCGTCAAATCAACAGCTTGCAACCCATGCGCCAGGTAAAGGAGTTGCCTGGCATACCCGGGGTGCAGAAGCTCCACCTGGGCATAGAGGTCTACGGATATGCGGTTTTCCCACCCACCCTCTACGGAAGAACCGGGAAAGGGTTGTGGCGTTTTGATAAGAAGGGGTGTCGGATCCGCCACCTCGCCCTTAAGGAGCAACCCTTCCCATGCTAAGGCGTGCAAAAGGAGGCTGGAGCTTCTCTGGTAAAACCTCAGGTCTTCCCTAGGGGCGTGGAGTAGGGCGAAGGCCTCGCCCAAAAGCCCCTGGCCTGTGAGACGAGGCAACGGAGCGAGAGGCAGGCTGAAAAGGTAGGTACGGCTACCGCCCCAGCGGACAAAAACCCCTTCCCGAAACCCTGGTGCAAGCCAACGGCCTTCCAAGACCATGCCCCCCACTCCCAAACCCACCTCCCGTAGCGCCAAAGAGGCCTTCTCCTCGCTACCGGGCTCTCCCTTGGGCCAAGAAACCGGAGGATAATGGAGGAAGACCAAGAGGCTTGCTCCCTCCTCACTGGCATACAGGTGGGGGACATCACCCGAAAAATCCGCCTCTTCCCCGGGGCCCACCTCCTTGCCTGGGGGTGGCCCCACGCGGGCTTTTCCCTTCAAGCCAATCACCCGCTCCCGAATGCCAGCCTCGTGGGGTTCCGCATGGCGCAGAGAATGGGGATAGAGATCCATACGGTAAACTTCCAGGGTACCGCCCCCCGGTTCTTGGGTTTGTTCAATAAGTTGAACCACTACCCCCTCCTCCGCTACCGGCTGGGTCTGAACCAGCTCACTGAAGGACACCTCCAAGGCCTGGGCTAAGGCCCACAAGGTAGCGAGGGTAGGGTTGGCCTTCCCCGCCTCCAAGGCATATATCAGGGATCTGGCCACACCCGCTTTAGCCGCCAGACCCGACAAGGTAAGCCCCTTGGCTTGACGTAACCGTTGAAGCCTTTGTCCTATATAGTAGGACACATTGTCTTTCATATCATACACACTAGGGCACCTTTACGCCCGCGTCAAGCCCAAGGGTGGGCCCAACCCGGGGATAACCCAAACCCCTTAGCGGATCTCTACCCCGCCCCAGCGCTCCAAAAGCTTCAGGGCCTCCACGTGGTCGGCCTCGGGGCCCAGCTCCCGCTTGGCCATCTCGTACACCTCCCGGGTGAGGCGGAGCAGGGGGCTTGGGGCCTTCTCCCCATCCAAAACCCCCATGGCGATGCCCAGGTCCTTCACCAACAGGCCCAAGGCGAAGGTCTTGGGAAAGGCCCGGGTCAGGACCCTCTGGGGGATCAGGTTCTCCGTGGCGTTGGAGCGGCCGCTGGAGGCGTTGATCACCTCCAGGGCCTTCTCCGCGGAAACCCCTTGCCGCACCAAGGCCAGGAGTCCTTCTCCCGCCGCCCAGAGGTTGACCGCCAAGAGGGCGTTGTTGATGGCCTTCACCGCATGCCCCGCCCCCACGGGCCCCACGTGGACCGCCTTGGCGGCATAGGCCAGGTAGGGCCTCACCCTCTCCACCGCCTCGAGGGGCCCTCCCATCATCACCGTAAGGGTGCCCTTCTCCGCCCCGATGGTCCCTCCGGAAACCGGGGCGTCCAGGTAGACCACCCCCTTTTCCAGAAGGCGCTCCGCCACCTTACGGCTTCCCTCGGGTTCCCCGCTGGTGGCGTCCACCCAGTAGGTGCCGGGCCTCAGGTGGGGCCAAAGGGCCTCCGCCACCTCCGTCACCTCCTTGGTGGTGGGCAGGCAGGTGAAGATCACCCGAGCCTCCGCCACCCCTTCCAGGGGCACGGCCTTTGAGCCAAACTCCTCCTGGTGCTTTAGGGCCTTGGCAAAGGTGCGGTTCCAGACCAAGGTGGGAAACCGCTGGGCCAAATGGGCCGCCATGGGGTAGCCCATGGCCCCGAGGCCGAGGAAGGCCACCTTCTCTAAGGGCTGATCCATGTCCCCTTTTTACCAGAGCCTGAGGAGCTTGGCGAGGCCCCGGAAGAGGAGGAGGAAAAGGAGGCTAAAGGCCATGGCCACGCCCAGGAAGACGAAAAACCCCACCCCAAACCCCAGGCCCAGGACCATCTGCCTAAGCCATAGCCCCGCAGGGAAGGCCAAGGCCCAGGTGAGGAGGAGGTTTTGCCAGGTGGGCTTACGGTAGGTGCCCAGGAAAGGGGAAAGGAGAAGCCAGACGAAAAGCACGGGCAGCACGTTTCGCGCCAGGCCCCCAAAGGTAACGGGTAGGCCATGGGAAAGGAGCCCAGCCCCGGCGAAGAGGAAAAGGGCCAAGAGGTCCAGGAGGAAGAGGGGCGTGGCGGCAGGGCGGCTTCGGGTCATGGCCCCACCTCCTTCTGGGAAGCCTCGAGGAAAACCCGATCCGCCCGGTAGGAGCTCCGCACCAGGGGCCCGGCGAAGACCTCCTTAAAGCCCAGCCCGTACCCCCAGGCCTCGTAGCGCTTGAAGTCCTCCGGGGGCACGTACCGCTCCACGGGCAGGTGGGCCGGGGTGGGGCGCAGGTACTGGCCCAGGGTGAGGATATCCACCCCCACCTCCCTCAGGTCCCGCATGGCCTCGAGGATCTCCTCCTCCGTCTCCCCCAGGCCCAGCATGAGGCTACTCTTGGTGAGGACCCCGGGGCGGTAGCGCTTGGCGTGGGCCAGGACCTTAAGGGTCTGGTCGTAGCCCGCCCGCGGGTCCCGCACCTTGGGGGTGAGGCGGCGCACGGTCTCCAGGTTCTGGGCGTAGACTTCAGGGCCCGCATCCAAAACCGTCTCCACCGCCCTCAGGTCCCCCTGGAAGTCAGGGGTAAGGGCCTCCACCAAGACCCCGGGGGCCTTCTCCTTAATGGCCCGGATGGTGGCGGCAAAGTGGGCCGCCCCGCCGTCGGGAAGGTCGTCCCGGTCCACGCTGGTGAGGACCACGTAGCGGATATGAAGCCGGGCGATGGCCTCGGCCACCCTATGGGGCTCCTCCGGATCTATGAGGCCCTTAGGATTCCCTGTGTCCACGGCGCAGAACTTGCAGGCCCGGGTGCAGATGCCCCCCAGGATCATCACCGTGAGGGTGCCGTGGCTCCAGCACTCCCCCACGTTGGGGCAAAGGGCCTCCTGGCAGACGGTGTGGAGCTTGAGCTCCTTCACCGTGGCCTTCAGGGCCTGGTACCTGGCCCCCGTGGGCAGGGTGGCCCGGAGCCAGGCAGGCTTGTGCCGGTCCACGGGCTCAGGCCGGGTCTGGGCCAGGCCGTGCTTCACCACCTTGAGCTCCACCACCTCCCCGGTGGGGGCTATGAGCTCCACGGTTTCAAACTTGGGCTTCACGATGGCCCTCCTTTAGGCGGGGCTCCATTCCGAAAACCTGGGCGAAGGCCTGCACCACCCGGCCCTTCACCTCCTGCATGGGAACCTGGCGGCCTAAAAGCCGCTCCAGGGAAGTGACCCCTTTCCCCTTAAGCCCGCAAGGGACGATGACGGAGAAGTCGTTCAAGTCGGTGCTCACGTTGAGGGCGAAGCCGTGGAAACTCACCCCTTCCTTCACCGCCACCCCGATGGCGCAAAGCTTCTCCTCCCCCACCCAGACCCCGGCGTACCCCGGGGTGGGGTAGGCCTCTAGGCCGTAGGAGGCCGCTACCCTTACCACGGCCTCTTCTATCTGGCGCAGGAAGCGGCGCACCTCCCGGCCCACGGGGAAGATGGGATAGCCCACCAGCTGCCCCGGCCCATGGTAGGTGACGTCCCCACCCCGTTCCACCCAGTAGAGCTCAAAACCGTTCTCCCGGTACCAGCTTTCGGGGAAAAGGAGGTTCTCCCCCGTGGCCTTCCGCCCCAGGGTGACGACCCGGGGATGCTCCAAAAGGAGCAGGGTGGGGGGGCGCTCGCCCCGCACCACCTGGCCGTGCACCCCCTTCTGATACGCCCAGGCCTCCCCGTAAGGCACCAGGCCCAGGTCCTCCACCAGAAACTCCACGTCCCTAAGCATACGCCAGGGGGAAGCCCCCTTAAAGTATGGGGTCTCACAGCGCCGCAAATCTGTGTGCCCATGGGGCAAAACCCCACCAGGGGCCTAGGTGGCTGGAGATGCTTTTGGAGCTTGACCCCGAGGCCTTGGACCCAGGGCTAGCGGAAAAGCTCATGGATGAGGTGCTGGCGGTTTTCCGCAGGCACCTTCCCGTGCGGAACCTCGAGGGCCTCCTGAAGCGGCAGGAAGGGCGTCTGGTTCTCCTCGTGGCCCTGGAGCTGGCCTAGGCCAGAAAGCGGGCCAGGAGCCGGTCCCGTAAGGCTTGGGGGAGGTGGCGGAGAAGAAGGGTCTGCCACCCCTTAGGGGCCACCAGGTAGCGGGCCCTGGGCCTTGGGTCCAGGAGGGCTTTCAGCACCACCTCCGCCACCCTTTCCGGGGGCAAGCCCCTTTGGGCGCCCGCCCTGGCCATCTTGCGGGCCACCTCCAGGTAGCGGCCATACACCCCTTCCGTACCGGGAGGAGGGGGCTCCAGGTAGGTTTCCGCCCACTTTTCCGAACGTTCCCAGATGGGGGTGGCCACGGGCCCCGGCTCCACCAAGGCCACCCCCACCCCAAAGGGAAGGAGCTCCACCCTTAAGGCATCCGCCAGGGCCTCGAGGGCGAACTTGCTGGCGGCATAGGGGCCCGCCAGGGGCAGGGCCACCAGGCCAGACACGGAGCCCATGAGCACCACCCGCCCCCGGCTTTGGCGGAGAAGGGGCAAAAAGGCCTTCACCGTGGCGAAAGCCCCGAGGACGTTCACCTCAAGCACCTGGCGGAAGGCGGAAGGGGGGATAAGCTCCAGTGGCCCCGCCACCGCAATCCCCGCATTGGCCACCAAACCCTCCAACCCCTCCCCTTCCAGAAGCCTTCGGGCCTGCACAAGGCTTTCCTCCTGGGTTACGTCCAGGAAAAGGGGCACCGCCCCCAGGGCGCGCAGGGCCTCGGCATCCTGGGATTTGCGCACCCCACCATAGACCCGAAAGCCCTTGGCCGCCAAAAGCCAGGCCGTGGCCAGGCCGATGCCGCTACCCGCTCCCGTGATGAGCACAGCCCCCATAGGAAAAGCTTAAGGACCCCCGGCCTTCCAGGGGTCCATGCAGCCTGCCAGGTCCCTTGGCCCCTACTGGGCCACCACGCTCACCTTCAAGGCTATGGGCACCTCGGGGTGGGGCTTGTAGGTGAGGGTGTACTCCCCCAGCTCCTTGATGGGCTTTTCCAACGCCAGGCGCTTGGGATCAATGGTGATGCCGTGCTGGCGGGAAAGGGCCTCGGCGATATCCTTGGCGGTCACGGAGCCGTAGATCTTGGTCTCCCCCGCCCGCACCGGGATGGTGAGGGTGAGGTTCTCCAGGATCTCCTTAAGGCGCTCCGCCTCCGCCTTCCTCTCCGCCAGGCGCTTGGCCTGGGCGCGGATCTTGGCCTCCAGGGCCTTCAGGTTGCTCTCCGTGGCCAAGACCGCCAGGCCCCGGGGCAGGAGGTAGTTCCTGGCGTAGCCGGGCTTCACCTTCACCACCTGGCCCACATCGCCCAGGTTCTCCAGGGGTTCAAGCAGGATGACCTTCATGTCCACCCCCTATTTGCGCACCAGCTTCTCCGTGAAGGGAAGAAGCCCCAAAATCCTCGCCCGCTTGATGGTGCGGGCCAGGATGCGCTGCTCCTTGGCGGTAAGCCCCGTGCGGCGGCGGGGCAGGATCTTCCCCGTCTCCGACAGGAACCGCTTCAGCACCTCCACGTTGCGGTAGTCCTTCAGGTCAAACTCCCCCAGGCTGGCCTTGACCTTGGCCTTCCTGGAAGGACGCTTCTGCGTCTCCTTCTTGGGTTTAGCGTTCTTCGTGTTCAAAACGGCAAATCCTCCTCCGGCGGGAAGTCTTCCAATCCTTCGTCGATGTCCACCCCACCCGTCTGGACAGAGCGCCCTGGCTCTTGGGGCCTGCTTCCGCCGGCTCTTTCAGGCCCACGGGTGGGTCGCTCCAACCTGAGGGCTTCCACCCGGGTCTGGAAGCGCCTCTCCCCGGTGGAGCTCGTCCAGGAGTCGTTCACCAAACGGCCGATCACCAAAAGCCCCTCACCCCGCCTAAGTTCGGAGGCCCACTCGGCCAGGTCGCGCCAGGCCTGAACCTCTATAAAGTGGGTCTTTTCCCCTTCCGGCCCCTGGCCAGGGCGGCGCTCGTTCACCGCCAGACCCAGCCGGGCCACCGCCGTCCCCTGGGGGGTGTAGCGCAGATCAGGATCGCGGGTGAGGTTGCCCATGAGGATCACCTGGTTTAGGGCGTGGCGGAGCTTAGGCTGGCCCCGGGCATCCTCCACGGTTTCGCGCCCTCTGGCCTCCAGGGGATCGATGAAGTCCGCCCGGATCTGGAGCTCGCTCCGCTTCTCCCCTTCCCGCTCCCACTGCCGGTACTCCAGCCGCCCCTCCACGAAGACCAGCTGGCCCCTTTCCAGGACGTCCCCCCACATCTCCGCCTGCCGCCCCAAAAGGCGCACCCGGTGGTACCAGGACACCTCCTTTTCGCCAGAGGCATCCCACAGGGTATCCTGGCCCGCGAGGCTCAGGTCCAAAATGGCCATGCCCCCCGGGGTATAGCGCATGTCCGGACGGGCGGTAAGGGTCCCGATGAGAAATACACGGTTCAGGCCTCTTGCCATGAAAACAGTTTACGCCTTGGCGAGCAGGGGTTCCTGGGCCTTCACCACCATGACCCGGCGCACGTTGTCGCGCAGGCGAAGTTCCCGGGCCAGATCGTTCACCCGGTCTTCGGGCATCTCCACCTGGTACCAGAGGAAGTAGCCCTGGGTGTCCTTGGCGATGGGGTAGGCCAGGCGGCGTACACCCCATTCCTCCACCTTCTCCACCCGAGCGCCGAAGGCCTCGAGGGCCTTGCCGATGATCTCTTTCTCCAAGGCGAGCTGGGTCTGGTCCAGGTTGGGGCTCAGGATGATGTTCACCTCGTACTTGCGCATCCACACCTCCTTTCCGGGCCCGGCAGGCCGCACGAGGAATGATTATACCCTCTCTTCCTCCCCAAAAAAAGACCCAGGGGGCCCTAAGGCCCCCACCTGGCTCCGCGGGCAGGACTCGAACCTGCGACCAACCGGTTAACAGCCGGCCGCTCTACCAGCTGAGCTACCGCGGACCGACCGCACTAGGCACTATAGCAGGAGGCCCGGGGAAGCGTCAAGAAGAAGACCCCGGGAACCTCCTGGGGCCCGGCCCAGGCCTTAAACCACCCCACCCTGGCTTGCGCCAGGGTGGGGGCCCCGGAAAGGAAAAGCCCGATTGGCAACACCTGGGTGGAACTCGGGGAACGAAACCCGAGAAGCGGGCCAAGGCCTAAAGCTTCTTTAGAGCCTGGGTGAGCTGGGTGAGCACCTGTTGCGCATCCCCGTAGAGCATCCGGGTGTTGTCGGCGTAGAAGAGCTCGTTCTCCACCCCAGCAAAGCCCTTGCCCTGGCCCCGCTTGATGACGATGACGTTCTTGGCCTTGTCCACGTCCAGGATGGGCATGCCGTAAAGGGGGCTTCCCGGGCGGCGGGCGGCGGGGTTCACCACGTCGTTGGCCCCGATCACCACCGCCACGTCCACGGTGGGGAACTCGGGGTTGATCTCCTCGAGGTCCTTCAGCTTGTCGTAATCCACCCCTGCCTCCGCCAAAAGCACGTTCATGTGCCCGGGCATCCGCCCCGCCACCGGGTGGATGGCGAACTTCACCTCCACCCCTTTGCTCTCTAGGAGGTCCGAAAGCTCCTTCACCTTGTGCTGGGCCTGGGAGAGGGCCATGCCGTAACCGGGCACAAAGACCACCTTGCTGGCGTAGGCCAGCATCACGGCGGCGTCCTCCACGTCAATGGGCTTGAGGCTGCCCTTGACCTCCCCCGCCTCCTGCTCCACGCCAAAGCCGCCCACCAACACGTTCCACACGGAGCGGTTCATGGCCCGCGCCATGAGCACGGTGAGAAGGGTACCCGCCGCCCCC from Thermus caldifontis encodes the following:
- the rplI gene encoding 50S ribosomal protein L9 gives rise to the protein MKVILLEPLENLGDVGQVVKVKPGYARNYLLPRGLAVLATESNLKALEAKIRAQAKRLAERKAEAERLKEILENLTLTIPVRAGETKIYGSVTAKDIAEALSRQHGITIDPKRLALEKPIKELGEYTLTYKPHPEVPIALKVSVVAQ
- the lipB gene encoding lipoyl(octanoyl) transferase LipB; the protein is MEFLVEDLGLVPYGEAWAYQKGVHGQVVRGERPPTLLLLEHPRVVTLGRKATGENLLFPESWYRENGFELYWVERGGDVTYHGPGQLVGYPIFPVGREVRRFLRQIEEAVVRVAASYGLEAYPTPGYAGVWVGEEKLCAIGVAVKEGVSFHGFALNVSTDLNDFSVIVPCGLKGKGVTSLERLLGRQVPMQEVKGRVVQAFAQVFGMEPRLKEGHREAQV
- the rpsF gene encoding 30S ribosomal protein S6 — protein: MRKYEVNIILSPNLDQTQLALEKEIIGKALEAFGARVEKVEEWGVRRLAYPIAKDTQGYFLWYQVEMPEDRVNDLARELRLRDNVRRVMVVKAQEPLLAKA
- a CDS encoding DUF3054 domain-containing protein — protein: MTRSRPAATPLFLLDLLALFLFAGAGLLSHGLPVTFGGLARNVLPVLFVWLLLSPFLGTYRKPTWQNLLLTWALAFPAGLWLRQMVLGLGFGVGFFVFLGVAMAFSLLFLLLFRGLAKLLRLW
- a CDS encoding helix-turn-helix domain-containing protein is translated as MKDNVSYYIGQRLQRLRQAKGLTLSGLAAKAGVARSLIYALEAGKANPTLATLWALAQALEVSFSELVQTQPVAEEGVVVQLIEQTQEPGGGTLEVYRMDLYPHSLRHAEPHEAGIRERVIGLKGKARVGPPPGKEVGPGEEADFSGDVPHLYASEEGASLLVFLHYPPVSWPKGEPGSEEKASLALREVGLGVGGMVLEGRWLAPGFREGVFVRWGGSRTYLFSLPLAPLPRLTGQGLLGEAFALLHAPREDLRFYQRSSSLLLHALAWEGLLLKGEVADPTPLLIKTPQPFPGSSVEGGWENRISVDLYAQVELLHPGYARQLLYLAHGLQAVDLTAERFLDVGTGPGHHLLLLLELLPHLKPVAVEPSLASRQALAQLLPWVEVLPVDFTMLETGEAFSLVLSVGSSHHMSTWNFLDRAYRLLRPGGVLAVADEFVSPFATREERVRNLVLHHTAYLVPFPLEDCEALWALRILALQGETKGLRRLVEEALQEMRVRPGPLASFASLELQALLAGLDYEVETKTSAKRFLELALAVGFQVEQHFRLFATHGSSSWDGGTHLFVLRRPE
- a CDS encoding SDR family NAD(P)-dependent oxidoreductase; its protein translation is MGAVLITGAGSGIGLATAWLLAAKGFRVYGGVRKSQDAEALRALGAVPLFLDVTQEESLVQARRLLEGEGLEGLVANAGIAVAGPLELIPPSAFRQVLEVNVLGAFATVKAFLPLLRQSRGRVVLMGSVSGLVALPLAGPYAASKFALEALADALRVELLPFGVGVALVEPGPVATPIWERSEKWAETYLEPPPPGTEGVYGRYLEVARKMARAGAQRGLPPERVAEVVLKALLDPRPRARYLVAPKGWQTLLLRHLPQALRDRLLARFLA
- a CDS encoding NAD(P)-dependent oxidoreductase; the protein is MDQPLEKVAFLGLGAMGYPMAAHLAQRFPTLVWNRTFAKALKHQEEFGSKAVPLEGVAEARVIFTCLPTTKEVTEVAEALWPHLRPGTYWVDATSGEPEGSRKVAERLLEKGVVYLDAPVSGGTIGAEKGTLTVMMGGPLEAVERVRPYLAYAAKAVHVGPVGAGHAVKAINNALLAVNLWAAGEGLLALVRQGVSAEKALEVINASSGRSNATENLIPQRVLTRAFPKTFALGLLVKDLGIAMGVLDGEKAPSPLLRLTREVYEMAKRELGPEADHVEALKLLERWGGVEIR
- the ssb gene encoding single-stranded DNA-binding protein → MARGLNRVFLIGTLTARPDMRYTPGGMAILDLSLAGQDTLWDASGEKEVSWYHRVRLLGRQAEMWGDVLERGQLVFVEGRLEYRQWEREGEKRSELQIRADFIDPLEARGRETVEDARGQPKLRHALNQVILMGNLTRDPDLRYTPQGTAVARLGLAVNERRPGQGPEGEKTHFIEVQAWRDLAEWASELRRGEGLLVIGRLVNDSWTSSTGERRFQTRVEALRLERPTRGPERAGGSRPQEPGRSVQTGGVDIDEGLEDFPPEEDLPF
- the lipA gene encoding lipoyl synthase; amino-acid sequence: MKPKFETVELIAPTGEVVELKVVKHGLAQTRPEPVDRHKPAWLRATLPTGARYQALKATVKELKLHTVCQEALCPNVGECWSHGTLTVMILGGICTRACKFCAVDTGNPKGLIDPEEPHRVAEAIARLHIRYVVLTSVDRDDLPDGGAAHFAATIRAIKEKAPGVLVEALTPDFQGDLRAVETVLDAGPEVYAQNLETVRRLTPKVRDPRAGYDQTLKVLAHAKRYRPGVLTKSSLMLGLGETEEEILEAMRDLREVGVDILTLGQYLRPTPAHLPVERYVPPEDFKRYEAWGYGLGFKEVFAGPLVRSSYRADRVFLEASQKEVGP
- the rpsR gene encoding 30S ribosomal protein S18, whose protein sequence is MNTKNAKPKKETQKRPSRKAKVKASLGEFDLKDYRNVEVLKRFLSETGKILPRRRTGLTAKEQRILARTIKRARILGLLPFTEKLVRK